A genomic stretch from Tripterygium wilfordii isolate XIE 37 unplaced genomic scaffold, ASM1340144v1 ctg164, whole genome shotgun sequence includes:
- the LOC119994293 gene encoding uncharacterized protein LOC119994293: MVSSMSLSTGVTEEHLRLKIFPYTMKDKARTWLNGLRPVSLATWTECPHHALPLLVLMRIFYKALTVSSKAAVNNYAGGSIRNMTPTECQTLFERIAIETQHSEVRGKRAGVYEISNFDSFAPKSQVDAISTKLDMLLAMNGHTTQGVDFPEFVQEQANMMNSYNRNPRFDPYSNSYNPGFRAHPNFSWKNTQNQANPPTTTLEDMVRQLAINHQKLEAQVGQIAEALSQREAGKFPSQTEINPNHREHAMAITLCDEQQSRVATKLEEHKVQAQEQPLQQSRRAIMHGLPDPDKPAPPVRPYVPPIPFPGRLRRNKEEVPSVQKTTPKTDVAPSVVQEEKKVHSKRPLWAYNWLIDLFDILKEY, encoded by the exons atggtttccAGCATGTCTTTGTCTACAGGAGTTACTGAGGAGCACTTGAGGTTGAAGATCTTCCCTTACACTATGAAGGACAAAGCAAGGACATGGCTTAATGGTCTAAGGCCGGTTTCACTGGCGACATGGACtgag TGTCCCCATCATGCTTTGCCTTTATTAGTGTTGATGCGTATTTTCTACAAGGCACTGACAGTTTCTAGCAAAGCTGCAGTTAATAATTATGCAGGGGGATCGATTAGGAATATGACTCCGACCGAATGTCAAACTTTATTTGAGAGAATTGCTATTGAGACACAACATTCGGAAGTAAGAGGTAAGCGAGCAGGTGTGTATGAAATTtccaattttgattcttttgcacCAAAATCACAGGTTGATGCCATCTCTACCaagttggacatgcttctaGCAATGAATGGGCATACGACTCAAGGAGTGGATTTCCCAGAGTTTGTGCAAGAGCAAGCAAATATGATGAACTCCTATAATCGGAATCCACGGTTTGATCCCTACTCTAACTCCTATAATCCAGGTTTTCGGGcacatccaaacttttcttggaagaatACCCAAAACCAAGCCAATCCACCAACCACCACATTGGAGGACATGGTGCGGCAGTTGGCAATTAACCATCAGAAATTGGAGGCACAAGTGGGTCAAATCGCTGAAGCATTGAGTCAAAGGGAGGCTGGAAAGTTTCCAAGCCAAACTGAGATCAATCCGAACCATAGGGAGCATGCCATGGCTATCACACTTTGTGATGAGCAACAAAGCCGAGTTGCTACAAAGTTGGAAGAGCACAAAGTTCAAGCACAAGAGCAGCCGCTTCAACAGTCGCGTCGTGCAATCATGCATGGGTTGCCTGACCCCGATAAACCTGCTCCACCTGTGAGACCTTATGTTCCTCCGATCCCGTTTCCTGGGCGTCTTaggagaaataaagaagaagtacCATCAGTGCAAAAGACAACCCCGAAGACGGATGTGGCACCTTCTGTTgtgcaagaagagaagaaa gTGCACTCAAAAAGACCTCTATGGGCATACAATTGGCTGATCGATCTATTCGATATCCTAAAGGAGTACTAG